The genomic DNA TATAGTTAATTGTCTCGACTTGATCGCCAAGGTCGTATTCATCTAAAACAACTCTCGTTCCCCCGAACGTATTTGTTTCAATAATATCTGCTCCCGCTTCTAAATAATCACGATGAATTTTTTCAATTACGTCTGGAGCCGTTACATTTAAATATTCATTACACCCTTCAAATTGTTCGCCGCCAAAATCATCTGCGGTTAAGTTTGCTTGCTGTAACATAGTGCCCATTGCCCCGTCTAAAATAAGGATTTTCTTTTTAAGTTGTTGTTCAAACAGTGTAGCCACTTACATTCATCCCTTCTGTTGCTGAGACCGATTTTTCTTTTATATAGTTTGTTAATTGTACTGTCATTTCATAGCGTAAAAAAGGTGTAATTAAATAGATACCGTTAAAATGCTCTAATGCCGTATCAATTAACTCCTTTGCAATCGCGATTCCCTCCTGACGTGATTGTTCTGGATCATGTGCTTTGTTCGCCATTGCCGAACGAATTTGTTCCGTTAAACGTATTCCTGGAACTTCGTTATGAAGAAACTCTGCATTTCTTGCTGAGGTGAGCGGCATAATTCCAATATAAATAGGTGCCTTTATATGTTTTGTCGCTTCTTTTATTTGGATCATTTTATTTGAATCATATACTGGCTGTGTAATAAAATAATCTGCCCCGCTTGAAATTTTCTTTTCCATTCGTTGAACGGCGCGATCAAGATGGTTAACATTCGGATTAAAGGCAGCCGCAACACGAAAATCTGTTTTTTGCTTTAACGATTTTCCTGAAAAAGAAATGCCTTGATTAAACTGTTTAATTAACCGAATTAAATCAAAAGATGTTAAATCGTAGACTGACGTAGCCCCAGGGAAATCACCAATTTTCGTTGGATCGCCAGTTACAGCTAAAACTTCATTAAGACCCAATGTGTGAAGTCCCATCAGATGAGACTGCAATCCAATTAAATTGCGGTCCCTGCAAGTAATATGAACGAGTGGCTTAAGATCGAAGTCTTTTTTTAATATTGCTGCGATCGCTGAATTTGAAATTCTCGGTGAAGCTAACGAATTATCGGCAAGTGTTAAAGCGTCTATCCCTGCTTTCTTTAATGCTTCGGCTCCTGCAAAAAATTGATTTGTATTTAAATGTTTTGGCGGATCAAGTTCAACGATGATTGAGCGTTCTTTCATCACTTTTTTAAATAAAGGTGTTTCTTGTAAAATTGGCTTAATAAAAATATCTTTTCGTTTTTCTTTTTGTTTAATTACTTTTTCTTGTAAAGGACGTAAACCTTTTATTCCTTCGGCAAAAGCTTTAATATGCTCCGGTCTTGTCCCGCAGCACCCTCCAAGGAGTCTAATCCCTTCGTTTCTAAAGGCAATTGCACATTTTTTGAAGTAATCTTCCTTTGCTGTATAAGTAAGCTTTCCATCTTCATAGTCAGGCAAGCTTGCGTTAGGATATGCAGACAAAAATGCTTTCTGTTGTAACGGCACACTTTCTAACGCCCGAATCATATGATGAGGGCCAAGGCGGCAATTAACCCCAACCACATCGGCGCCAATGCCTTCAAGTTGTGTAAGGGCTTGTGTTAAAGAGAGACCGTTTTGCAATACTCCTGGTTCATGCATCGTGACGTGAGCAATAATTGGAAGATTTGTTTCTAATCGCGCAATCGCTAAAACAGCTGTTAACTCTTCCAAGTCATAATAAGTTTCAAGTAAAAGACCATCTACCCCTTCTTCTAGTAAACTATAAAGTTGTTCTTTAAAGCTGTTTGTAATATCGTTAAGCGGGATTTCCTGTTTGTTAAAGCCGAGAATTCCGCCAATCGTACCTAAAACAAATGTTTCCCTTCCCGCTGCTTTTCGGGCAATGCGGACAGCTTCCTGATTAATGACTTTTACTTTATTCTCAAGTCCATATCTCGATAATTTAATTACGTTTGCTCCGTACGTATTTGTTTGAATAACATCTGCTCCCGCGTGGATATATGCTTTATGAATATGATAGATTTCTTCTGGATGAGAAAGGGTTATTTCTTCGAATGAACGGTCAATCCCATGAGAGTAGAGGAGTGTTCCCATTGCTCCATCGCCGATGAGTATTCGTTCTTTTAAAGCTTTTCGTAACGACATTATTTACACCCTCTTTCTATGAAAGCAAATGCTTGCTTAAGATCATTAATTAAATCTTCTTCATGCTCAATACCGGCAGAAATACGTAAAAGCCGATTACAAAGCCCATATTGCGAGCGGATATCTTCTGGGATTTCAGCATGTGTTTGTGTTGCTGGATAAGTAATAAGACTTTCGACACCGCCTAAGCTTTCGGCAAATGTAAATAGACGCAGAGCTTTAAGGAAAGGGGAGATATAGTCCTCTTTTATAATCCGGAAGCAAACCATTCCGCCCCTGCCTGGATATAGCACGTCTGTGACAAAGGGATGTGCTTGTAAAAATTGCGTAATCGCCTGAGCTTTTTTTTCATGTTGTTTTATTCGTAATGCTAATGTTTTTAATCCCCTTATGACGAGCCAACAATCAAAAGGTGAAAGAACAGGACCGCACGCATTATGAAGGAGGGCAAGCTGTTCAGTTAGTTTTTCTCCTTTTGAAATGACGAGGCCAGCAAGGACATCATTATGACCTGCCAAATATTTTGTTGCGCTATGAATGACAATGTCAGCACCATATTCAAGCGGTTTTTGAATAATTGGTGTATAGAAAGTGTTATCGACAATGAAAAGAAGTTTATGTTTTGTTGTCAAGGTCGCTATTTTTGACAAATCAACTTCATTCATTAGCGGATTTGTTGGTGTTTCAATAAAAATAGCTTTTGTATTCGGTTGAATCAATTGTTCAAGTGATTCTTCACGTCCACTCCAATAAGTAACTGATAGCCCGTATTTTTGTGAAAACATATCAAACAAGCGATATGTACCGCCATATAAATCCCGAGTTAAGATCAGATGATCACCTGTTTGAAATAATGAAAGGATAAGTTGAATGGCACTCATTCCTGAGCTGCAAGCAAAGGCTTGATCACCTTTTTCAAGATGAGCAGCGGCTTTTTCAAGTACGGAACGTGTAGGATTTCCAGTCCTTGAATAGTCATAGCCAGTCGATATTCCAATTTCATGGTGTCTGTAGGCTGTTGAAAAGTATAAAGGTGTACTTATTGCTCCTGTTTGTTCACATGAACGATTTCCAATTTGCGCTAAAATAGTCTCTAAGTGATAAATGTTCATTTTCTTCCCCTTTCTGTTTAGCTGTACAGCATAAATGGACTAAAGGGAAAAGGCTAAAATAAAAAGAGCCTTTTCGATAAGAAGAAGACTCTTTAACAAGTATGCTTCATCTTATCTCCCAAGTCGCTTTCAACTTGCTGGAATTAGCACCTTGCCGTAAATCGGCGGTTGCTGAGGCTTCCTCGGGCCAGTCCCTCTGCCTCTCTTGATAAGAAAATTTAAAAATAAATTGTATTTTTATAATCTTAAAATAATTTTGTGGATTTAGCAAGCCCCAAAATCATGTAAAGATAAAATTAACTGTCGAATAAACGATCATGTTCGTTAAATTTTTTCTAAATTAGTACATGATATACTTTATAGTGAAAATGAACTGCAATGTATAAAGATTGTGATGAGGTGAAGGTGTGGAGTCACAAACAATGTTATCGTTTTTTCCAAAAAAACATGTAGAAAATTGGTTAAAAAGAGATCGAAAAGTAATGAATAAAGGAGAATTTATTATGTCTCCCGGGGAACAATTAGTTTATATCCTTGTTAAAGGAACGGCACAAATTTTCCATCTTCATCCTGATGGGAAAGAGTGTGTCATAGGTCTTGCAATGCCAGGGGAATGTATTGGGATTTTAGAACTATTTTCTCAGCGAGAGCAAAAACGGTTTACAAAAGCATTAACTCAAACAGAGGTAATTGCTTTAACATTTGACGAAGTAAAAAAGGTTATTACTGAAACACCCGAACTTTCGATGTTTCTGTTACATTATGTGACAGAGAGACTAGAAGAGACATTAGAAATTCTTGAGCAAGTTGCTTACGGCAAAGTAGAAGAACGGCTCTTATTTTTATTGAATAAGCTTGCGGAGAAAGATCAATCACAAGGGGAGTTTATTCGTCTGCCGGACTACCTTACACACCGGGATTTAGCTGGTATGATTGCTTCAACAAGGGAAACAGTCACTTTTTTAATGAATAAATTTTTACAAGTAGGCACGTTAGTTCAAATCGATAAAACTCTTTGGCTTCGAATCAGTGAATAATGTAAGCCTCCTTACATACACGAAAATGACCCCCTGTTACAATAAGGACAAGGAAAATATAAGAGGAGGAAAACAACATGAATGGAATACAATTTGATAAAGCACGGGCAACTGTCGAAGCTATAAAAGCAAACCCGGAATTAAAAATGCGCAAATGGCATGCTGATGTATCATGGAAAGGCGGAGTAAAGAACGAGATTAAAATTCGCGACTTTGCTCCTTATTTAACAGATGAGCCTGAAGCATTAGGCGGAACTGATCAAGCAGCAAACCCAGTTGAATATTTAATCGGTGCGGCTGTAAGTTGCTTTATCATTACATTTGAAGTAATGGCAAGCCAAGCAGGTGTAAAGCTTGAAGAAGTAAAAGCTGAAATTGATGCTGATTTAAACGCCGCTGTCTTCCTTGGTCTTGAAGAAGGGGATGGAGGTATTTTAAATCCAATTATAAAATTAAACGCGAAAACATCAGCTTCACCTGAAGAAGTAAAACAAATAGCAAAAACAGCTCTTGGAAAATCACCAGTCCTTTCTAGCTTAAAAGATCCTGTTCAATTAATCGTGGAATAGGTGATAATCTTAAACAAGCAGACCATCATGAGGTCTGCTTGTTTATTTTATCTAAGTTTCCTAATAAGACACTTATTTATAAAAATAGGAAAATAATCAAAGCATCATTCATTCATTTTTTTTGTAAAGGTGATATGACTATTTCCACTGTCTCCATTTTTCTAGTAACGAAGCCCATTTTTCTTGAAGCAATGTTTTTCCTTCATCATTAACCCGCTGTTTTTGCCATTCGTAAAAACTGGCTACCGCAATGAGCATGAGTCCTCCAACTAATAAATACACCCACCAAGGCAGTGCTTGGAAAAATGGACGAGAATAGACAAATAACGTTATGAATAAGACCGCAATTCCAGTAATGAAATATGCTTTTACTTTATAAATAAAGCCCCCGATAATCGCTAGCAAAGCTAGAGAGCCGATTAATATAGCATCGATTACAGTATTACTCGTATACGCATCAAAGAAAAGCACGAAGCTGGCAATACCGAGAACGAACCACTCAACAATAGATGAGATAGATAAGTCATTCCATATTCTCCATCTCAAAAAAAATGCTAATGCTACAAAAGGTAATACATACAGCTCCATTTTAATAAAAGGATTGATTGAAATACCGTTTAACAGTGTAAAATAAGGGGCTAGTAAAGCAGTTGCTGTTAAACTTTGAATAATCCTTTTTTCAAATATCGAATCAAATCGCTTCATTTGTGAGTAGAGCAAGTAAACGATAACGAATGACGGTAATAGCTGAATTAGTAGATTAAAAGAGCTGTCAATCCACAAATACATAGAAAAAGTATATAGAAACGACATGATCGTAAACGAATCAATTTTTATTGCTAAAAGAAAAGGGGCTTGAAGATCGTACGGTTTTTTTACATATTGCTTACCAATTATTTTAAAAATGATCGCAAAACTAAGGGCGAATAAAGCGTTTGTTAGTTCGTCAAAAGGTAACAAACGGATCGCTGTTATTTGCATTAATAAAGGAATACCTTGAAGTAAATACCACTTCATTTGATGAAATAAAAAGACGATCAAGCCTGAATATAATGTGATAATGATAAAGGCAGCTACTTCGTAATCGAATGAACTGCTAATTAAAATGATCATCCCAATGGATGAAAATAAAATATTAAGCCATATTGCATCTCTTTTCCGAATGTCTTTTAACACGAACGTTATGAGGAAAAGAATGCTGCTTGAGAAGAACCCTGTGTAAGCATATAGCTCTTCCGGAAAAGAATAAAAGTTGATTGTTAATATAAAAGCTAATGGCACATGAACATAAGCGACGAGAGAGAGGATCCGCTGTTCAAGTAGACGCGGCCATGTTAAAACACTATAAATGTAAATACATACTGACAGCAAAAGGGATACAGGATGCCAGTTAGTTTCTGATAAAGTAATGAACAGACTCATTGGCAAATAAATATGGGCCAAATAAAATGCTGAATTTGCCAGCCAAGGCGCTCGTGATTGAAACCTTTTTGAAATAAATAATAGTAAAATGACGCCTCCAATATATTTAATTAGTAAGAAAAGGAATTCCGAGACTGTATTTCCGACATCTATCGTATCTACTAACGATAAATAAGTGAAGAGGACAAAAACATTAGTTAAAATGTGAAATCTTCCATCTTTACTAACTTTACGTACTAGCTCGCTTAAAAAGATTCCAAAAGCAAGAATTCCCGTCCTAACAAATAGTTCATTCATTTCGGCAAAAGGAAGAGTGCTTAGTGCAAACAAATAGTAGGCAATGGCAGTTGCACCCGTACTTTTAACAATTGGTATATCCTTTAACCTTTTCCAAATGAATGCAGTACAAAGAAGTAATACACTTCCCAAAGTTAAGTGAAATGAAATGTTAAATGTCATCTCATAATAAGGCCAAGCATAAATGATATCTTGATATATAAGAATCCATGCCAACGCCCAAGAAATCGGTTGAACCCAAGGAATGGCTTGGCGAGCCAATGGATATGAAGTTGTTTTATGAACATGAATTAAAATAATTCCATAGATAAATAGCTGAAGTGCCGCACCTGCTGTTTCAATCATGCTTAATTTTAATAAAGCGGCAAAAGGGATCACACATAAAAAGATCACGAAAGTTGCTGAAGCAATTGTAAGTGTATACTTGTAGCGTTTGAATAGTAGAGAGAGCCCGTATAATATCACTCCAGAAATAAATAAAAGTACTGGAAAACTAGTAGGACTTACGTTAGGTACTAGTAAGTACATCCCGTAAAGAATTGTTACTTCTAAAAAAACTGGTGCTATAAATGCTGTAGCGATCCATTTTGTATGATAAGCAAGCCAGACGAAATTAGCTGTTACGATTAAATAAGCTAAGAAAATAAATAAAGACGGTGCCTCATAAATTGTGATTGCTTTTAGACTAATAGCTAAAAACGCCAAGGATGAAAGTGCAGCACTTGTCATCCGGAAAATTCGAATAAATAACGGATTTTTCTGGAACAGTCGTTCTAAAGAAATATAAATAAAGCCGACAAGGGCATAGAAAATTGCATTTATTTCATTAAATATCGTTTGTTCACTGAATTGATATACAGCATAGATTAATAACAGCGTAAATCCGATATGATACTCTGTTCTTTGACGTGCGAACATCATTGCCAAATAAAGCCCAGAAAAGAGGAATAAATTTAAACTGTGCATCGCTTGTACTTCGAAAATAAACGTCATTAATACGGTTGAAATAATGAGTTGAATATGAATAAACATTAAAAAGTCATTCGTAAATAAGCGAAGTTTTTCTGGTATTTTCTTTTTAACATAGGCGATGATAAGTAAACCATTACATAAAGCAACACCAAAAAAGAACAAGTCAATCGTTAATTTCAAAGAAGCAAGGAAAAAGCTAACCCCGATGCTTATCGTTATATAGCAAAGCCAAACGTAAAAACGAGATTTTAATCGCAATGCATAAAAGCCATATAACGGCAAGAGGAGAGCTGACGCTAAGAAGCCGAGAACGTATTTCCCTGACCCAAAGATTGAAAGCCACTCTCCGAATAATCGATAAAAGCCTGCTGTAAAAATGACGATGGGTAAAAATAAATTACCTAACACGCCGAAAGAGAATGCTGTTTTTTGGATTGATAATTGTTTCTCGCACAGCCAGCTAAATGAAAAGAAGACCATGGCAACCGCTGCAATTGACAATGTTTTTGTTACTTCGTGCATCGTATTCCAATTTGTGATTGCTACTGTAAATCCAGCTATTAATAGCATCGCCACCCCGATGCTAAGAAGAATCGAAATGTTTCGCTCCCGTCTTGCTTCAGGAGATATTTCTTTCACAGGTACAGGCTTATGCTGAATAACAGGTGCAGGAGGCGAATCTTTTTCGATTGTCTCTTTTTTAAGAGGGTGTTGATCTTCGTTTAACTGTTTAACGATCTCGAGACGTTCCTCATATAATCGCTGATAAGCTTCTTTTATCGTATTGGCTGTATGATTGGTTGTATACTGTTTTTTAGTTAAAATGTCCAACTCTTTTAAAAACAAATGACGCCGTTGTTCGATGTCTGTTTTTAGTTTAGATGCTTTTTCCACATTCATTTCCTCCTCTCTGAATAAATAAGCTGTATCATTCTAATAACCTATTTTCAAGGAATATGTTATTAATATTACATTATTTTTACTAATATTCCAACAAAATTAATAAAATTATAAAATTATGTCGAATTTTACTAGATGTATGGATATGAGAAATAATGGATGTTATCGCAAACTTTAAAGGGGAAATAGCGGATTTTTCTTACCTGACCCAAACGGGCAAAAACGCTATTTCATACGATAAATATAAGGCAAAAAAGTGTGAGGGGGGAGATATAACTGAGTTTAGATCATATGATGATAGTCATTATTGGGATCGCTTCAAACCTAGATAACGCAGGGATAGGAATCGCTTACGGTGTTCAAAATATTTGTATTTCTCCATTAAGCAATATTATCATTGCCCTTTTTAATGGTGGAGCGACATTAATCTCTGGTTTGTTCGGCCTTTGGCTCTCTCAATGGTTCTCACCATTAATGGGCAGTCTTATTGGAACGGTGATCCTCGTTGCAATTGGAGTTACCATGCTCTATCAAGCGAGGAAGACAAATAGAATAATAAATAATGAAATGATAAAGTTAAAGTCTAAGAGAAGAAAAATCGGATTGGTTGAGACCTTTGCATTAGCTCTTGCTTTATCGGTTACAAATATCGTTGCCGGTTTAGATGCGGGGTTGATTCATCTTCCTATTTGGATCACTTCATTAGTTGCTGGCTTTTTTAGCTATATAAATATCGCAGTCTCCTCCTCCCTTAGCGCCAAGTTTGCTACACACCGTTTAGGTGAACACACAGCGGTCATCGCAGGAGTAATGTTAATTTTAATCGGTTTATTACAATTGATTCTATAATAGATGTCCTCTTCCTGAAAAGTGGAGAGTTAGACTACTTTTCTTTCTATAAAAATGAAATTTATTCTTTTTTATAGAATTTAACTAAACTTTATACTAAAATCATTTCTATATATAGAAACTTTTTCCGCATTCAAACGTATTATTACTAAGCAATATGTTTATTTCACCATTTATTTTGAAAAAATGTCATGTATAAAAAACTGAAACCTTTTCTTCTAAAATAGAGTCTATAGAAATGAGACTACAGTCTTAGAAAAAAATAAGCTTAGGGATAGTATACAAATTGTATTCATTCAGATAATCTCATAAGTAGTTACTCTCATTTATTAAATATTTGAATATAAATCTAGATTTGTTTTAACGTCAAAAAAGTAGGGTTGAGGATATGAGAATGATAAATGAAAGAAAAAAAACAATATATATTCTTTTAACTGATACAGGCACCCTTTTTACAAAAACGATTAAAAAGTATACGGAAGCTCCCTATAATCACGTGTCAATTTCCTTTGATATTGGATTAAATGATATGTATAGCTTTGGTCGAAAACATCCCCGTAATCCATTATACGCAGGCTTTGTGAAGGAGGATGAATATCGAGGTACGTATAGATATTTTCCAAAAACAAAATGTATTTTGTTTAAATTAGAGGTAACAGCACGTCAGTTAGTTAAAATTAAGCGAATTATCCGCTCATTCCAAGATAATCAAGTTTTTTATAAATATAATTTGGTTGGTCTTTTTGGCGTAGTAGTCAATTTTCCTATCGAACTTAAAAATGCATTTTTCTGTTCTCAGTTTGTAGCGGAGGTTTTAAAAAGAAGCGGGATTAAGCTATGGGATAAATCATCTGCATTAGTTACACCAAATGACTTTTTGGAGCATTCAGCATTTACTGTACTTTATGAAGGAAAACTATATGAATATCCATTGTTGTTAACAACGGAACTTTTGTATTATAAACCACGTTCATTTAGAAGAACATTTATATACGATCCATATAAAAAAATTAAGAAATTTTTTATACCGAAAGTCATATAGCAATTGCTCATCAATGGAAATAATGATTTCATCATTTATGAAAAGAATACTCTTATTTGTGAGGGTATTCTTTTTTCATTCAATGTGGGAATAGAGATTGAAGGTGTTAATTGTTATTAGCTCTTTTTATGGGGAGGATAGAAATTGCTAAAGTTGAAACAGTAGGGAACTTGTGAGTAGAAAACCAAATTGCTAAATAAATATTATAATTTGGCTGCTTTTTACATTATTGAAAATCATGTAAGACGAAAACAGCATGATTCTATTGAAGAACAATAATGATCAATCGATAAAAACAAAATACATAAGGGTCCTATGATTAGTTAATTAATACAACCATTCTTTTTATCTCAGCCTTTTAATAATCAAAATGGAAAGGTTGAATTGGCTTGTAATATAATGGAGACAATCCGAAACTAATTAGGAGGGTTCGTAATAAAAAAATTAATTAATCAGGCAGACGATGTTGTAAGCGAAATGATAGAAGGCTTTGCTGGAGCTCATCCTGAATATGTTGAAAAATTAAAAGATCGTTTTGTAATGGTTCGAAAGCAACGTTAAAAAGAGAAAGTAGTATTGGTGAGTGGCGGCGGAAGCGGGCATGAACCAGCTCATGTAGGATTTATTGGTGAAGGGATGCTTGATGCAGCAGTCCCCGGGTCAATGTTTACTTCACCGACGCCTGATCAAATTTATGAGGGAGCAAAGGCGGTGTCTAACGGTAAAGGAGTGTTGTTTATCGTTAAAAATTATACTGGCGATGTCATGAATTTCGATATGGCAAAAGAATTGCTTGAAATGGACGGTATTCATGTGGAAACAGTTATTGTGAACGATGATGTCGCTGTAGAAGACAGCACTTATACAACTGGAAGAAGAGGGATAGCTGGAACGGTTTTTGTCCATAAAATCGCTGGAGCAAAGGCGGAGGAAGGAGCAGAGCTTTCTGAAGTAAAAGAAGTTGCGGAAAAAGTAATTCAAAATGTGAGAAGTATGGGAATGGCCATTTCGCCTTGTACAATTCCATCCGCAGGCAAACCGAATTTTAATCTTGACGAAAACGAAATGGAAATCGGGATCGGTATTCATGGTGAACCGGGTACACATCGGGAACAATTAAAAACGGTGGATGAAATTGTCGAACAATTACTAAGTAAAATAATGGGGGATTTACAACTGACTAGTGGGGATGAGGCAGCTGTTCTTGTTAATGGATTAGGGGCAACTCCATTAATGGAGCTATACATTGCAAATCGAAAAATTAACGAAATTTTAAAGGAAAAGAATATCAAAATTGCTAAAACATTTGTCGGGGAATTTATGACTTCGATTGATATGGCAGGATTCTCAATCTCGCTGTTGAAACTTGATCAAGAGTTAAAAGCGTTATTATATAGAAAAGCAGATACGCCGGCTTTCAAGATTGGTTAAAAGGAGGATTTCAGTAAATGACAGTGACAATCGATGACACGGTAAAGTTACTAAAAAGAATTGCCGATATCATTGAAGAAAATAAACAATTGTTAACGGATTTGGATGCGGTTATCGGAGATGCAGATCATGGAATGAATCTTTCTAAAGGCTTTCAAGCAGTAAAAGATAAACTGAATGAAAGTCAATTCAAAGACCATGCCGACATTTTTAAAACGGTCAGTATGACACTTATTTCTAAAGTAGGTGGTGCTTCAGGTCCTCTGTACGGTACGGCTTTTTTAACAGCTGCAACTGTTGTGTCTGGAAAAACAACATTAACGATATCAGATTATGAAGCAATTTTATCAGCGGCGATTAAAGGAATTCAAAAGCGGGGAAAGGCCGAGCAAGGGGATAAAACAATGCTTGATGTATGGATTCCTGCCAGAGATGCGGTAAAAACAGGGTTAGAGAAAAAGATGACTGAGATTAATATTTTGCAAGCGGCAGCAAAAGCCGCATACGAGGGTATGGAATTTACGAAGACAATCCCAGCAAAGAAAGGGCGGGCGAGTTATCTTGGAAAAAGAAGCATTGGTCATGCTGATCCAGGTGCATATTCAAGTTATTTACTAATAAAGGGAATTGCTGATGCTCGCCAGAAAGGATAACCGATGGTTGGAATTATCATTGTTTCTCACAGTGTGAAAGTAGCAGAAGGGATTAAGGAAATTGCTGAGCAAATGGGAAAAGGTATCGTGCCGATTGTAGCAGCAGGGGGTACAGATGAGAATGAGATCGGTACAAGTCCATTGAAAATTCAAGCTGCAATTGAATCGGTATACAGTGAAGATGGGGTACTTTTATTTGTTGATTTAGGCAGTGCGATCATGAGCAGTGAAATGGCAATCGAACTACTTAATGAAAGCATGCAAAAAAAAGTAGAAATTGTCGATGCTCCGATATTAGAAGGTGTAATTGCCGCAACTATTCAAGCAACGATCGTAAGCGATATAGACAAAATTAAAGAAACAGCTATTGGGGCAAAAAAGATGACAAAGCGATGGGACTAATTGGAATCGATGACCCAGACTGGTTGAACACCTTATTAGTCGTGGCGCAAAGTAACGAGGCGGAAGCGAATCAATGCAGGTGTTTGTCAACCGGCTGGCTTTTTCTTTTTTAACCTCTCTTTTTCTTGTAAAATATGATACGATTGTTTCAAATATTTATATGTTCCAACTAATAAGATTTCTTCAGAAATACGTTTCGTTCGTATTTCGTGTTAAAGATGAAAATGAAACAGGAGATGTATTTAACATGACAAGCAGTCAAAAGTATCGCATTGAGCAAGATTTTTTAGGGGAGAAACAAGTTCCAGTCGAAGCATACTACGGTGTTCAAACGATGCGGGCGGTTGAAAATTTCCCCATTACAGGTTACCGCATTGATGAAGAACTTATCCGTGCGATTGCAATTGTAAAAAAGGCAGCTGCACATGCAAATATGGCAGTTGGACAGCTTGACCGCAAAATAGGTGAGCCGATTGTAAAAGCAGCCGATGAAATCATCAGCGGGAAGCTTCATGATCAGTTCATTGTTGATCCTATCCAAGGCGGTGCTGGTACTTCTATTAATATGAATGCAAATGAAGTGATTGCCAACAGAGCGTTAGAGCTAATTGGTGAGGAAAAAGGGAACTATGCTAAAATTAGTCCGAATTCTCATGTGAATATGGCACAATCAACGAATGATGCATTTCCAACAGCTATCCATATTGCGGTCTTATCTACAATGGAGA from Bacillus aquiflavi includes the following:
- a CDS encoding SCO7613 C-terminal domain-containing membrane protein, with protein sequence MEKASKLKTDIEQRRHLFLKELDILTKKQYTTNHTANTIKEAYQRLYEERLEIVKQLNEDQHPLKKETIEKDSPPAPVIQHKPVPVKEISPEARRERNISILLSIGVAMLLIAGFTVAITNWNTMHEVTKTLSIAAVAMVFFSFSWLCEKQLSIQKTAFSFGVLGNLFLPIVIFTAGFYRLFGEWLSIFGSGKYVLGFLASALLLPLYGFYALRLKSRFYVWLCYITISIGVSFFLASLKLTIDLFFFGVALCNGLLIIAYVKKKIPEKLRLFTNDFLMFIHIQLIISTVLMTFIFEVQAMHSLNLFLFSGLYLAMMFARQRTEYHIGFTLLLIYAVYQFSEQTIFNEINAIFYALVGFIYISLERLFQKNPLFIRIFRMTSAALSSLAFLAISLKAITIYEAPSLFIFLAYLIVTANFVWLAYHTKWIATAFIAPVFLEVTILYGMYLLVPNVSPTSFPVLLFISGVILYGLSLLFKRYKYTLTIASATFVIFLCVIPFAALLKLSMIETAGAALQLFIYGIILIHVHKTTSYPLARQAIPWVQPISWALAWILIYQDIIYAWPYYEMTFNISFHLTLGSVLLLCTAFIWKRLKDIPIVKSTGATAIAYYLFALSTLPFAEMNELFVRTGILAFGIFLSELVRKVSKDGRFHILTNVFVLFTYLSLVDTIDVGNTVSEFLFLLIKYIGGVILLLFISKRFQSRAPWLANSAFYLAHIYLPMSLFITLSETNWHPVSLLLSVCIYIYSVLTWPRLLEQRILSLVAYVHVPLAFILTINFYSFPEELYAYTGFFSSSILFLITFVLKDIRKRDAIWLNILFSSIGMIILISSSFDYEVAAFIIITLYSGLIVFLFHQMKWYLLQGIPLLMQITAIRLLPFDELTNALFALSFAIIFKIIGKQYVKKPYDLQAPFLLAIKIDSFTIMSFLYTFSMYLWIDSSFNLLIQLLPSFVIVYLLYSQMKRFDSIFEKRIIQSLTATALLAPYFTLLNGISINPFIKMELYVLPFVALAFFLRWRIWNDLSISSIVEWFVLGIASFVLFFDAYTSNTVIDAILIGSLALLAIIGGFIYKVKAYFITGIAVLFITLFVYSRPFFQALPWWVYLLVGGLMLIAVASFYEWQKQRVNDEGKTLLQEKWASLLEKWRQWK
- a CDS encoding manganese efflux pump, coding for MMIVIIGIASNLDNAGIGIAYGVQNICISPLSNIIIALFNGGATLISGLFGLWLSQWFSPLMGSLIGTVILVAIGVTMLYQARKTNRIINNEMIKLKSKRRKIGLVETFALALALSVTNIVAGLDAGLIHLPIWITSLVAGFFSYINIAVSSSLSAKFATHRLGEHTAVIAGVMLILIGLLQLIL
- the dhaK gene encoding dihydroxyacetone kinase subunit DhaK produces the protein MSGGGSGHEPAHVGFIGEGMLDAAVPGSMFTSPTPDQIYEGAKAVSNGKGVLFIVKNYTGDVMNFDMAKELLEMDGIHVETVIVNDDVAVEDSTYTTGRRGIAGTVFVHKIAGAKAEEGAELSEVKEVAEKVIQNVRSMGMAISPCTIPSAGKPNFNLDENEMEIGIGIHGEPGTHREQLKTVDEIVEQLLSKIMGDLQLTSGDEAAVLVNGLGATPLMELYIANRKINEILKEKNIKIAKTFVGEFMTSIDMAGFSISLLKLDQELKALLYRKADTPAFKIG
- the dhaL gene encoding dihydroxyacetone kinase subunit DhaL, encoding MTVTIDDTVKLLKRIADIIEENKQLLTDLDAVIGDADHGMNLSKGFQAVKDKLNESQFKDHADIFKTVSMTLISKVGGASGPLYGTAFLTAATVVSGKTTLTISDYEAILSAAIKGIQKRGKAEQGDKTMLDVWIPARDAVKTGLEKKMTEINILQAAAKAAYEGMEFTKTIPAKKGRASYLGKRSIGHADPGAYSSYLLIKGIADARQKG
- the dhaM gene encoding dihydroxyacetone kinase phosphoryl donor subunit DhaM produces the protein MVGIIIVSHSVKVAEGIKEIAEQMGKGIVPIVAAGGTDENEIGTSPLKIQAAIESVYSEDGVLLFVDLGSAIMSSEMAIELLNESMQKKVEIVDAPILEGVIAATIQATIVSDIDKIKETAIGAKKMTKRWD